The following coding sequences lie in one Fibrobacter sp. UWT2 genomic window:
- a CDS encoding DNA repair helicase XPB — MNPNGAIIVQSNMEIMVEVDAPTYEAARDAIAPFTELVKSPEHLHTYKISPLSLWNAAATGLRAKEVLERLESQSRFPIPETVVTEIEDYMARYGLLRLKKDGDRLIVESDDKYMFTEICNLKEVQPYVLHFIDDLHAEVDPERRGHLKMALTNAGFPVEDLAGYTVGDPLPIHLRETTVSGKPFALRDYQKEAAQVFYASGSEKGGSGVIVLPCGSGKTVIGLATMALVQTKTLILTPNISASRQWIREICDKTDLTIDQVKEYSGEVKEIGPVTVATYQILTQRKRAKKAENEKPETELDDFTDEEVKKELANFPLFSQEKWGLMIYDEVHLLPAPVFRLSTEMQATRRLGLTATLVREDHKETEVFSLIGPKKYDIPWRILEAQGWIATADCNEIRIPMEAELKMKYALAPVREKITLASTNPEKTDIVERLLKYFDKPDDRVLIIGQYIDQLEALSEDLQIPLITGKTPNKDREKLYAAFRNGTQKNLMVSKVGNFAIDLPDANVLIQISGTFGSRQEEAQRLGRVLRPKSDGGAAHFYSIVTQDSKEQEFAMNRQLFLTEQGYAYKIIKRGDWDILARTPEELAARK, encoded by the coding sequence ATGAATCCGAATGGCGCCATTATTGTTCAGAGTAATATGGAAATCATGGTGGAGGTTGACGCCCCTACCTACGAAGCAGCTCGCGATGCGATTGCACCCTTTACCGAGCTTGTGAAAAGTCCCGAACACTTGCACACTTACAAGATTAGCCCCTTGAGCCTGTGGAACGCCGCAGCAACCGGGCTCCGTGCAAAAGAAGTGCTTGAACGTCTCGAAAGCCAGAGCCGCTTCCCGATCCCGGAAACGGTGGTGACCGAAATTGAAGATTACATGGCGCGTTACGGCCTCCTTCGCCTCAAGAAGGACGGCGACCGCCTGATTGTAGAATCCGATGACAAGTACATGTTCACCGAAATCTGCAACCTCAAGGAAGTGCAGCCGTATGTGCTCCACTTTATCGATGACTTGCACGCCGAAGTGGATCCGGAGCGCCGCGGTCACCTGAAGATGGCTCTGACCAACGCCGGCTTCCCGGTCGAGGACTTGGCCGGTTATACCGTGGGCGATCCGCTGCCCATTCATTTGCGCGAAACCACGGTTAGCGGAAAGCCTTTTGCGCTCCGCGACTACCAGAAGGAAGCCGCCCAGGTGTTTTACGCCAGCGGATCCGAGAAGGGCGGTTCGGGCGTGATTGTGCTGCCTTGCGGTTCGGGTAAGACGGTGATCGGTCTTGCCACCATGGCCTTGGTACAGACAAAGACTTTGATTTTGACGCCGAACATTTCGGCTAGCCGCCAGTGGATTCGCGAAATTTGCGACAAGACGGATTTGACAATTGACCAGGTGAAGGAATACTCTGGCGAAGTCAAGGAAATCGGCCCGGTGACGGTTGCTACCTACCAGATTTTGACCCAGCGTAAGCGTGCCAAGAAGGCTGAAAACGAAAAGCCCGAAACCGAGCTGGATGACTTTACCGACGAAGAAGTCAAGAAGGAATTGGCCAACTTCCCGCTGTTTAGTCAGGAGAAGTGGGGTCTGATGATTTACGACGAAGTGCACTTGCTGCCGGCTCCGGTGTTCCGCCTGAGTACCGAAATGCAGGCCACTCGCCGCTTGGGCCTTACGGCTACGCTCGTGCGTGAAGACCACAAGGAAACTGAAGTGTTCAGCTTGATTGGTCCGAAAAAGTACGACATTCCGTGGCGTATTCTCGAGGCCCAGGGCTGGATTGCAACCGCCGACTGTAACGAAATCCGCATCCCGATGGAAGCGGAACTCAAGATGAAGTATGCGCTGGCTCCGGTGCGTGAAAAGATTACGCTCGCTTCTACGAACCCTGAAAAGACGGATATCGTGGAACGCCTGCTCAAGTACTTTGACAAGCCCGATGACCGTGTGCTGATCATTGGCCAGTACATCGACCAGCTGGAAGCACTCTCCGAAGATTTGCAGATTCCGCTGATTACGGGTAAGACTCCGAATAAGGACCGCGAAAAACTTTATGCCGCTTTCCGTAACGGAACGCAGAAGAACCTGATGGTTTCTAAGGTGGGTAACTTCGCGATTGACTTGCCGGATGCTAACGTGCTGATTCAGATTTCGGGTACCTTCGGAAGCCGACAGGAAGAAGCTCAGCGCCTCGGTCGCGTGCTTCGCCCCAAGAGCGACGGTGGCGCGGCCCACTTCTACAGCATCGTGACGCAGGATTCCAAGGAACAGGAATTTGCCATGAATCGCCAGCTGTTCCTTACGGAACAAGGCTACGCGTACAAGATTATCAAACGCGGCGACTGGGACATCCTCGCAAGAACGCCCGAAGAATTAGCTGCTAGAAAATAA
- a CDS encoding tol-pal system YbgF family protein produces MANESNTNNSEIKEFFVTHGSKVVAALVVVMVIVVGVVQFRDYRKAAAAEQAELLGPGMTLLYADQKDSAFVEFESKINSGKLSGVALAKAALYAGNIKYQAGDFDAAAVFFQKSLDNAGSVALVRSAAMHGLASVKIEKADYSAAAGLLEKYIAEFAKRTGDKEDRYQKDEPVDEVPMVADAMWKLTLVYEQLGAADKAKKTAERILEVYGDNPAYADKAKKFLNI; encoded by the coding sequence ATGGCTAACGAATCGAATACCAACAATTCTGAAATTAAGGAATTTTTTGTTACTCACGGCTCTAAGGTTGTAGCTGCTCTCGTAGTAGTTATGGTTATTGTGGTGGGTGTGGTGCAGTTCCGTGACTATCGCAAGGCTGCTGCTGCCGAACAGGCTGAACTCCTCGGTCCGGGTATGACGCTCCTTTATGCAGATCAGAAGGACTCTGCCTTCGTGGAATTCGAATCCAAGATCAACTCCGGCAAGCTTAGCGGTGTGGCTTTGGCTAAGGCTGCTCTCTATGCCGGTAACATCAAGTACCAGGCTGGCGACTTCGATGCCGCTGCAGTGTTCTTCCAGAAGAGCCTCGACAACGCTGGCTCTGTGGCTCTGGTCCGTTCGGCTGCCATGCATGGTCTTGCCTCTGTGAAGATCGAAAAGGCTGACTACTCTGCCGCTGCCGGTCTCCTCGAAAAGTACATCGCTGAATTTGCCAAGCGTACGGGCGACAAGGAAGACCGTTACCAGAAGGACGAACCGGTGGACGAGGTCCCGATGGTGGCTGACGCCATGTGGAAGCTCACGCTCGTTTACGAACAGCTCGGTGCTGCCGACAAGGCCAAGAAGACTGCTGAACGCATTCTCGAAGTCTACGGCGACAATCCGGCTTACGCTGACAAGGCCAAGAAGTTCTTGAACATCTAA
- a CDS encoding phosphomannomutase: MENITQIWKKIQSPEFNPATDMNLVETVKQVALTSQEPAKVSFGTSGWRGEIGSEFTLRNLQVVGAAIVRLYKEATPELFEALGVKDFAELQKRGVVVGHDNRLLGHEFCEAVADQFAKAGVKVYYGGEMPTPEFSACIEMLGAACSINMTPSHNPSHYNGIKFNPADGGPAGPEITNVITKLSNEMMATWKFEPVGKVDWELIDSLKIYKEFLVKQGTIKFDRIKEFIKKGRLTLVCDHVHGSTRRRPAALLDNPECLITLRNEDDSLFGGIAPEPSSKNLEKVRKVLDESKSWFRLGAIFDPDGDRIRFYDGTREIDMNQFGAIAFHYMATWRKEQGCVAKSVATSNFVNIIAEKLGVPVMETPVGFKNFRPWLSRNAKQKALVAFEESDGISGLNNTLEKDAQFGLLIALEIMAVTGKNLGEYLDALYEEYGRFYPTRSGFEVDKSLVGAPLKAKVDAIATIAQPGAKVMVGNNEKTVKQLLTLDGVKVIFDDDSWMLVRPSGTEPKVRIYTECRNPDEKDPMFEAAKALFFKN; encoded by the coding sequence ATGGAAAACATTACGCAGATTTGGAAAAAGATTCAGTCCCCCGAATTCAACCCGGCTACCGATATGAACCTGGTTGAAACTGTCAAGCAGGTCGCCCTGACTTCTCAAGAGCCCGCCAAGGTGAGCTTTGGTACGTCTGGCTGGCGCGGCGAAATCGGTTCTGAATTTACGCTCCGCAACTTGCAGGTGGTGGGTGCCGCTATCGTGCGCCTCTATAAGGAAGCTACTCCGGAACTTTTCGAAGCTCTCGGCGTGAAGGACTTTGCCGAACTCCAGAAGCGCGGCGTGGTCGTGGGTCACGACAACCGCTTGCTCGGTCACGAATTCTGCGAAGCTGTGGCTGACCAGTTCGCCAAGGCCGGCGTGAAGGTCTACTACGGTGGCGAAATGCCGACTCCGGAATTCAGCGCCTGCATCGAAATGCTCGGTGCCGCCTGCTCTATCAACATGACTCCGAGCCACAACCCGAGCCACTACAACGGTATCAAGTTCAATCCGGCCGACGGCGGTCCTGCAGGTCCGGAAATCACGAACGTCATCACCAAGCTCAGCAACGAAATGATGGCCACCTGGAAGTTTGAACCGGTGGGCAAGGTTGACTGGGAATTGATCGACTCCCTCAAGATTTACAAGGAATTCCTCGTGAAGCAGGGAACCATCAAGTTCGACCGCATCAAGGAATTCATCAAGAAGGGCCGCCTGACCCTCGTGTGCGACCACGTGCACGGTTCTACCCGTCGCCGTCCGGCTGCGCTGCTCGACAATCCGGAATGCCTCATCACGCTCCGTAACGAAGACGACTCCCTGTTCGGTGGCATCGCTCCGGAACCGTCCAGCAAGAACCTCGAAAAGGTCCGCAAGGTCCTCGACGAAAGCAAGTCCTGGTTCCGCCTGGGCGCAATCTTTGACCCGGATGGTGACCGTATCCGTTTCTACGACGGCACTCGCGAAATCGATATGAACCAGTTCGGTGCTATCGCTTTCCACTACATGGCTACCTGGCGCAAGGAACAGGGCTGCGTGGCTAAGTCCGTTGCTACTTCTAACTTTGTGAACATCATTGCCGAAAAGCTCGGCGTGCCTGTGATGGAAACTCCGGTGGGCTTCAAGAACTTCCGCCCCTGGCTCTCCCGCAACGCCAAGCAGAAGGCTCTCGTGGCTTTCGAAGAATCCGATGGTATCTCCGGCCTGAACAACACGCTGGAAAAGGATGCCCAGTTCGGTCTCCTCATCGCTCTTGAAATCATGGCTGTCACCGGCAAGAACCTCGGTGAATACCTGGATGCCCTGTACGAAGAATACGGCCGCTTCTACCCGACCCGTTCTGGTTTCGAAGTGGACAAGTCCCTCGTTGGTGCTCCGCTCAAGGCCAAGGTTGACGCTATCGCCACGATTGCCCAGCCGGGTGCTAAGGTCATGGTCGGTAACAACGAAAAGACCGTGAAGCAGCTCCTCACGCTCGACGGCGTGAAGGTGATCTTCGACGATGACTCCTGGATGCTGGTGCGTCCGTCCGGTACCGAACCGAAGGTTCGTATCTATACGGAATGCCGCAACCCGGATGAAAAGGACCCGATGTTCGAGGCTGCCAAGGCTCTGTTCTTTAAGAATTAA
- a CDS encoding YebC/PmpR family DNA-binding transcriptional regulator: MSGHSKWATTKRKKAKTDVARAKAWNKLIKEISIAAKLGGGNPDANPRLRAAILKSKSQSLPTKNIESAIAKGTGANSGTEMTEPLYEGRGPAGIAIMVQCLTDNKVRTVAEIRNIFNKNNGAMGESGSVSWAFTYKGVIIVDAEKYPEDQVMDLVLEAGAEDMSTEDGVHEISTSPEAFDAVSKALEAAGIEMMSAEITYVANDPVKLGHDDAQKLLKLIDKFEDHDDVQDVYHNAEIDEADMDAE; the protein is encoded by the coding sequence ATGTCAGGTCACTCCAAATGGGCCACCACCAAACGTAAGAAAGCCAAGACTGACGTTGCTCGCGCCAAGGCTTGGAACAAGCTGATCAAGGAAATCTCCATTGCTGCTAAGCTCGGCGGCGGAAACCCCGACGCAAACCCCCGTCTGCGTGCGGCAATCCTCAAGTCCAAGAGCCAGAGCTTGCCGACTAAGAATATCGAAAGCGCTATCGCCAAGGGTACGGGAGCCAACTCCGGTACCGAAATGACGGAACCGCTGTACGAAGGCCGCGGCCCGGCCGGCATTGCCATCATGGTGCAGTGCCTGACCGACAACAAGGTCCGTACCGTTGCTGAAATCCGCAACATCTTCAACAAGAACAACGGTGCCATGGGCGAATCCGGTTCCGTTTCTTGGGCATTCACCTACAAGGGTGTGATTATCGTTGATGCTGAAAAGTATCCGGAAGACCAGGTCATGGACCTCGTTCTCGAAGCCGGTGCCGAAGACATGTCCACCGAAGACGGCGTGCATGAAATCTCCACCTCTCCGGAAGCCTTTGACGCTGTTTCCAAGGCTCTCGAAGCTGCCGGTATCGAAATGATGAGCGCTGAAATCACCTACGTCGCTAACGACCCGGTGAAGCTCGGTCACGACGACGCCCAGAAGCTCCTGAAGCTCATCGATAAGTTCGAAGATCACGACGACGTCCAGGACGTTTATCACAACGCCGAAATCGACGAAGCCGATATGGACGCTGAATAA